In a genomic window of Schistocerca gregaria isolate iqSchGreg1 chromosome 5, iqSchGreg1.2, whole genome shotgun sequence:
- the LOC126271875 gene encoding general transcription factor IIF subunit 1, translating into MSSPGATIQEYSIRVPKNVKKNFKVMRFNSSVNVDFTKWSQVKMERENNMKEYRGLDEEQPKFGAGSEFGRDAREEARRRKYGINTKKYRPEDQPWILKIGGKTGKKFRGTREGGVAENASYYVFTHGQDGVIEAFPIQEWYNFQPTQRYKALSAEEAELEFSKRNKQVNYFSLMLRKRLRGDEEAETEEGEEAGKSKSKTKGKKGELKISEMDDWIDSDDEKGSESGEEKESDEEEKEKKKKKEDPKKKKKKDPLDEAFEESDDGDEEGREVDYISDSSDSVSDHEAKASKELKGVAEEDALRKLLSSGEEDEDEEDKEKEEGKDSEGEDKQKAEGAGGTKEDKEKKSKKKKHEKKKKDDGIVNDSSSDMSSDSSDSETDNKKKHSTNKSQKEPSSAASSRSVTPTKDTTGPESNKRKSTIAIEQMMNKKARLDNFASASVPTLSLGSNDSGITEDAVRRYLMRKPMTTTELLQKFKSKKTGLTSDQLVNIMTQILKRINPVKQTIKGKMYLSIKA; encoded by the coding sequence ATGTCTTCACCTGGGGCGACCATTCAAGAATATTCCATACGTGTTCCTAAGAATGTTAAAAAGAATTTCAAAGTGATGAGATTTAACTCGTCAGTGAATGTAGATTTCACAAAATGGTCACAGGTCAAAATGGAAAGAGAGAACAACATGAAAGAATATAGAGGGCTAGACGAAGAACAACCAAAATTTGGTGCTGGCAGTGAATTTGGACGAGATGCGAGAGAAGAAGCTCGGCggagaaaatatggaataaatactAAGAAATACCGTCCTGAAGATCAGCCGTGGATTCTGAAGATTGGTGGTAAAACTGGCAAAAAGTTTAGAGGGACCCGTGAAGGTGGTGTTGCAGAGAATGCTTCGTATTATGTGTTTACTCATGGTCAGGATGGTGTAATTGAAGCATTCCCAATTCAAGAATGGTACAATTTTCAACCCACACAGCGGTACAAGGCCTTGTCAGCAGAAGAAGCTGAACTAGAATTTAGCAAGCGTAACAAACAAGTGAATTACTTTTCGTTGATGTTAAGAAAGCGTCTGAGAGGAGATGAAGAAGCAGAAACtgaggaaggagaagaagcagGGAAATCAAAatctaaaacaaaaggaaagaaaggtGAACTTAAAATATCAGAAATGGATGACTGGATAGATTCTGATGATGAGAAAGGGTCTGAAAGTGGCGAAGAAAAAGAATCGGAtgaggaagaaaaagagaaaaagaaaaagaaagaagatccaaagaaaaagaaaaagaaagatccTCTAGATGAAGCATTTGAGGaaagtgatgatggtgatgaagaagGCAGGGAAGTTGATTATATATCGGATTCATCAGACAGTGTTTCTGATCATGAAGCAAAAGCAAGTAAAGAACTGAAAGGTGTGGCTGAAGAAGATGCACTTAGAAAACTACTTTCATCtggagaagaagatgaagatgaagaagataaagaaaaagaagaaggcaaAGACAGTGAAGGAGAAGATAAACAGAAGGCTGAAGGTGCAGGAGGTACTAAAGAAGACAaggaaaagaaaagtaaaaagaagaaacatgaaaagaaaaagaaggatgaTGGAATTGTTAATGATTCATCATCTGACATGAGTTCCGATAGTTCTGACTCTGAGACTGACAACAAGAAAAAACATAGCACCAACAAATCTCAAAAGGAACCAAGTAGTGCTGCCAGTTCACGGTCCGTGACACCCACTAAAGATACGACAGGACCAGAGAGCAATAAACGGAAGTCAACAATAGCTATTGAGCAAATGATGAATAAGAAGGCTCGGTTGGACAATTTTGCGTCTGCCTCAGTTCCTACATTGTCGTTGGGCAGTAACGATTCTGGTATTACAGAAGATGCAGTAAGGCGATATTTGATGAGGAAACCAATGACAACAACAGAGCTGTTACAGAAATTTAAGTCCAAAAAGACTGGTTTAACATCAGATCAGTTGGTCAATAtcatgacacaaattcttaaaCGTATTAATCCtgtaaaacaaacaataaaaggaaaaatgtACCTTTCAATAAAGGCTTAG